The following proteins are co-located in the Komagataeibacter sp. FNDCF1 genome:
- a CDS encoding SDR family NAD(P)-dependent oxidoreductase, translating into MKSLNAVIVGGASGLGLATARLMLREGVQALGLIDANAERLDAAAASLREQGATVCTAQGDVSRAVTASAAFDAIVSEMGRVHTMVNCAAIYPRRPILEISDEDWDLENAINIKGTYHMMVAAVKHMMQFSTAGTVAGRIVNVASVDAFKAHPQNTHYAATKAAVVSLTKSFAHEFAPAGILINGVAPAGFATDRARELGFLPELAKANPLGRAAEPEEMAEWIIMMGGPRNTFSTGETVIVSGGYIYA; encoded by the coding sequence ATGAAATCACTCAATGCCGTTATTGTTGGCGGGGCCTCCGGGCTTGGGCTGGCGACAGCACGGCTCATGCTGCGTGAGGGCGTGCAGGCGCTCGGGCTGATCGACGCCAATGCGGAGCGTCTGGACGCCGCCGCCGCGTCACTGCGCGAACAGGGTGCGACGGTATGTACGGCGCAGGGGGATGTTTCCCGCGCGGTTACCGCCAGCGCCGCGTTTGATGCCATCGTATCGGAAATGGGCCGGGTGCACACCATGGTCAACTGCGCCGCGATCTATCCGCGCCGCCCGATCCTTGAAATATCGGACGAAGACTGGGATCTGGAAAACGCCATCAACATCAAGGGCACCTATCACATGATGGTGGCGGCGGTTAAGCACATGATGCAGTTTTCCACGGCGGGTACGGTCGCGGGCCGGATCGTGAATGTCGCATCGGTGGATGCGTTCAAGGCCCATCCGCAGAATACCCATTACGCCGCGACCAAGGCCGCGGTCGTCAGCCTGACGAAGTCGTTCGCGCATGAATTCGCCCCCGCCGGCATCCTGATCAATGGCGTGGCTCCCGCCGGTTTTGCGACCGACCGGGCCAGGGAGCTTGGGTTCCTGCCTGAACTTGCAAAAGCCAACCCGCTTGGCCGCGCCGCCGAGCCGGAGGAAATGGCGGAATGGATCATCATGATGGGCGGCCCCAGGAATACGTTCTCCACTGGCGAGACGGTCATTGTCAGCGGGGGTTACATCTATGCCTGA
- a CDS encoding SDR family oxidoreductase, whose translation MPDLTALVTGATSGIGRAITTELSMAGYAVVAVGRNADHLSELAAMSGVTAVQADVRDIDAIQDTLDGKEVDVVVSNAGILTTSGAFAGTDPDQIDAMIDINLKAPLRLAHRLLPGMIARRRGHLLFVGSIAGHAPFGGSAIYGASKAGLASFCEALRCDLLGTNVRVTELVPGRVETSLYRDTHGSRARDVLYDGYRAVQPEDVARLVRTVIELPAHVDVSRLDILPTDQAVGGGQIVRPPSI comes from the coding sequence ATGCCTGACCTGACCGCGCTGGTAACCGGCGCCACAAGCGGGATTGGCCGCGCGATCACGACCGAACTGTCCATGGCGGGCTACGCGGTCGTGGCGGTGGGACGCAATGCGGACCACCTGTCCGAACTGGCAGCGATGAGCGGTGTCACGGCCGTGCAGGCGGATGTGCGCGACATTGATGCCATTCAGGATACCCTGGACGGAAAAGAGGTTGATGTCGTTGTCAGCAACGCGGGCATCCTGACTACGTCGGGTGCGTTTGCCGGCACGGATCCGGACCAGATCGATGCCATGATCGACATCAATCTGAAGGCACCGCTGCGCCTGGCCCACCGGCTGCTGCCCGGCATGATCGCGCGCAGGCGGGGGCACCTGCTGTTCGTGGGGTCCATCGCGGGGCACGCGCCCTTTGGTGGTTCCGCGATCTATGGTGCGTCCAAGGCCGGGCTTGCCAGTTTCTGCGAGGCGCTGCGCTGCGACCTGCTGGGCACCAATGTGCGCGTGACCGAACTTGTGCCCGGACGTGTCGAGACAAGCCTGTACCGTGATACCCACGGCAGCAGGGCGCGGGACGTGCTGTATGATGGCTATCGCGCGGTACAGCCGGAAGACGTGGCCCGGCTGGTCCGCACGGTGATTGAACTGCCCGCGCATGTTGACGTGTCGCGGCTGGATATCCTGCCGACCGATCAGGCCGTGGGTGGTGGACAGATCGTACGTCCACCCAGCATATAG
- a CDS encoding MFS transporter — translation MSEVTAGRDGTGGTAEMRVRYAVLVPLLMAVFLSVLDYAVANIALPTISGVLHITAAQSVWVVNAYQLANAMLLLPLAAWADRIGSARLCQIGLVIIMAGSGMCAVASSFPVLVFARVVQGIGGACVMSVSAALVRVCYPHSRLGEALALNALVTALGFACSPAVAAGILSIASWRWLFLFNIPYGLITLGLTVVSFPRVPVRHTAFDASAAILNMLAFGGILVAGDWLAHGSERALGWGMLVVGLVSLALLAKRQHGQAAPLFPVDLFMIGPLRVAAAVCFMGYVASNFFMISIPFTLTSLFHKTQVTTGLMITLWPLGMMVAGPLVGRLADRVHPGLLAAVGLFVVGTGYMLLRVCPADASTANIIWRFGFAGMGFAFFVAPNNKAIMQAAPLERSRGASAIISLARILGQSTGATLVAFVMTRGGSHASLHCLELGAFTAWGAAGLSASRLLRRAGPEGKR, via the coding sequence ATGAGTGAGGTCACTGCGGGACGTGATGGTACGGGCGGCACGGCGGAGATGCGCGTCCGGTATGCGGTGCTCGTACCACTGTTGATGGCCGTATTCCTGTCCGTTCTGGATTATGCGGTTGCGAATATCGCACTGCCCACCATTTCGGGCGTGCTGCACATCACCGCGGCGCAATCCGTATGGGTGGTCAACGCCTACCAGCTGGCCAACGCCATGCTGCTCCTGCCGCTTGCCGCGTGGGCGGACCGCATCGGCAGCGCACGGCTGTGCCAGATCGGTCTTGTCATCATCATGGCCGGTTCGGGCATGTGTGCCGTAGCATCTTCCTTCCCTGTCCTTGTGTTTGCGCGCGTGGTGCAGGGGATAGGGGGGGCGTGCGTCATGTCGGTCAGCGCGGCGCTGGTGCGGGTATGCTATCCCCACAGCCGGCTGGGGGAAGCACTTGCGCTGAATGCGCTGGTCACGGCACTCGGCTTCGCCTGCAGTCCTGCCGTTGCGGCGGGTATCCTGTCCATTGCGTCATGGCGCTGGCTTTTCCTGTTCAACATTCCCTATGGCCTGATCACGCTGGGGCTGACGGTTGTGTCCTTTCCGCGTGTGCCGGTCCGGCATACGGCGTTTGACGCCAGTGCAGCCATTCTCAACATGCTGGCTTTCGGGGGGATACTGGTTGCGGGCGACTGGCTGGCGCATGGCAGCGAACGGGCGCTGGGCTGGGGCATGCTGGTCGTGGGCCTGGTCAGTCTGGCGCTGCTGGCAAAAAGACAGCACGGGCAGGCGGCCCCGCTTTTTCCTGTTGACCTGTTCATGATCGGACCGCTGCGCGTGGCGGCCGCCGTATGCTTCATGGGCTATGTCGCGTCCAACTTCTTCATGATTTCCATCCCGTTTACCCTGACATCCCTTTTTCACAAGACGCAGGTGACGACCGGGCTCATGATCACGCTGTGGCCGCTGGGCATGATGGTGGCGGGCCCGCTGGTCGGCCGGCTGGCGGACCGTGTCCATCCGGGGCTGCTGGCGGCTGTCGGGCTGTTCGTGGTGGGAACGGGTTACATGCTTCTGCGTGTCTGTCCGGCCGATGCCTCCACCGCCAACATCATATGGCGTTTTGGTTTTGCGGGCATGGGGTTTGCGTTTTTTGTCGCGCCCAATAACAAGGCGATCATGCAGGCGGCCCCGCTGGAACGCTCGCGCGGGGCCAGCGCCATCATTTCTCTTGCCCGCATTCTGGGGCAGTCAACGGGGGCGACGCTGGTTGCGTTTGTCATGACGCGGGGTGGAAGCCATGCCAGCCTGCATTGCCTGGAACTGGGGGCGTTTACGGCATGGGGTGCCGCGGGGCTGAGCGCGTCACGTCTGCTGCGGCGCGCCGGGCCCGAAGGTAAAAGGTAG
- a CDS encoding FadR/GntR family transcriptional regulator, producing the protein MKNREIFSVVHPQQPRDRTDDGLSPPVASLSETIASHLMQCITDGVYGVGDKLPSNAELCEAFGVSRTVVREAIAALKLGGRVVSRQGAGVFIAHDGEGSAFSQKPPVEDIQACLEILELRIGVEVQAAALAAQRNTPETLFHLHQAHEHFLKTRRASSRAEADADFQFHLAIARGAGNPRFVQFLESMVEDINRDLHLKYCAISHDRKKYFTNTAREHESIINAISAQNADRARQTMLEHLNDGLARYRILLKNHDR; encoded by the coding sequence GTGAAGAACAGGGAAATTTTTTCCGTCGTGCATCCACAGCAGCCACGCGACAGGACGGATGATGGCTTGTCGCCGCCCGTGGCAAGCCTGTCCGAGACCATTGCCAGCCATCTGATGCAGTGCATTACGGATGGTGTCTATGGCGTGGGTGACAAGCTTCCGTCCAATGCCGAACTCTGTGAAGCATTCGGGGTCAGCCGCACGGTGGTGCGCGAGGCGATTGCTGCACTAAAGCTGGGCGGGCGCGTCGTTTCGCGGCAGGGGGCGGGCGTGTTTATCGCGCATGACGGGGAAGGGTCCGCCTTTTCACAGAAACCACCGGTGGAGGATATCCAGGCCTGTCTGGAAATCCTGGAACTGCGCATTGGTGTCGAAGTGCAGGCCGCAGCCCTTGCGGCGCAGCGCAATACGCCTGAAACGCTGTTTCATCTCCATCAGGCGCATGAACACTTCCTCAAGACGCGCCGCGCCAGTTCGCGTGCGGAGGCGGATGCCGATTTCCAGTTCCATCTGGCAATTGCAAGGGGTGCTGGAAACCCGCGCTTCGTCCAGTTTCTTGAAAGCATGGTCGAGGATATCAACCGTGACCTTCATCTCAAATACTGTGCGATATCCCACGACAGGAAGAAATATTTCACGAATACAGCAAGGGAGCATGAAAGCATCATAAATGCCATATCCGCGCAGAATGCGGACAGGGCGCGGCAGACAATGCTGGAACATCTTAATGACGGTCTGGCCCGGTACAGGATACTCCTGAAAAATCATGACCGTTAA
- a CDS encoding aconitase X: MAASRDRTTAAPQATCRVLVEGSARGPLLHADTGLSFWGGINPATGEVIDRHHPLSGACVTDAILAIPNGRGSCTGSSVMLELLLNGKAPAGLVLAEPDEILVLGVVVTSLMFGRSIPVLCVGAAEFHALGQMTDACIADGALLVTSPAGATRRLPAGQMHHATDAPSALPALSAHDRDMLDGRFGPAAAGAMKIVLAMATLQGAERLIDISQAHIDGCIYTGPASLRFARQLVAWGARVRVRVPTTLNAISVDQRRWRSFGIAPSFGEPAVALAEAYEQMGAKGSFTCAPYLLDSAPGPGEQIVWAESNAVVFANSVLGARTLKYPDYLDICVALTGRAPFVGSHRAEGRHACVHIDVDVPADIDDSFFPVLGYLVGLLSGTEIPAITGLACLSPDHDALKAFSAAFATTSAAPMFHAVGVTPEAPTLQAALGHRAARRQCTAGITDLRRAWMELDSATQTAVQLVSIGNPHASLGELRRLAALCRDGTRADGTAMIVTTGRDVYAQAHEKGYIQTIEAFGATMVTDTCWCMIGEPLVPPQAHTLMTNSGKYAHYAPGLVGRHVRFGSLAACVQAARTAHAAKTLPRWLAQV; the protein is encoded by the coding sequence ATGGCAGCATCGCGGGACAGGACAACAGCAGCACCGCAGGCTACCTGTCGCGTCCTTGTGGAGGGATCGGCCCGGGGGCCGCTCCTGCATGCCGATACGGGGCTGAGTTTCTGGGGTGGCATCAATCCGGCCACGGGGGAAGTGATCGACCGCCACCATCCGCTGAGCGGTGCGTGCGTGACCGATGCGATCCTGGCCATTCCCAACGGGCGCGGATCCTGCACGGGCAGCAGCGTCATGCTGGAACTGCTGCTGAACGGGAAGGCCCCGGCGGGGCTTGTTCTGGCCGAACCCGACGAGATTCTGGTGCTCGGGGTTGTGGTGACCAGCCTCATGTTTGGCAGGTCCATCCCCGTACTGTGCGTCGGGGCTGCGGAATTCCATGCACTCGGGCAGATGACCGACGCCTGCATTGCCGATGGCGCGCTGCTTGTCACCAGCCCTGCGGGCGCCACGCGCCGCCTGCCCGCCGGCCAGATGCATCACGCAACGGATGCGCCGTCTGCCCTGCCTGCCCTGAGTGCGCATGATCGTGACATGCTGGATGGCAGGTTTGGGCCGGCCGCGGCCGGCGCGATGAAAATCGTGCTGGCAATGGCGACATTGCAGGGAGCGGAACGGCTTATCGACATCTCGCAGGCGCATATAGATGGCTGCATCTATACCGGGCCGGCCAGCCTGCGTTTTGCACGGCAGCTGGTGGCGTGGGGTGCGCGGGTGCGGGTGCGGGTGCCGACAACCCTCAACGCCATTTCGGTCGACCAGCGGCGCTGGCGGTCATTCGGCATCGCCCCGTCCTTTGGTGAACCGGCAGTGGCCCTGGCGGAGGCGTATGAGCAGATGGGCGCGAAAGGCAGCTTTACCTGCGCGCCCTACCTGCTGGACAGCGCGCCCGGTCCGGGTGAACAGATCGTCTGGGCGGAATCGAATGCCGTGGTGTTCGCCAACAGCGTGCTGGGCGCGCGGACGCTCAAATACCCGGATTATCTTGATATCTGCGTGGCCCTGACCGGGCGCGCGCCATTCGTGGGCAGCCATCGGGCGGAGGGACGCCATGCATGCGTTCATATCGATGTGGACGTGCCGGCGGATATTGATGATTCCTTCTTTCCCGTGCTGGGTTATCTGGTGGGACTTCTGAGTGGCACGGAAATTCCCGCCATAACGGGCCTGGCCTGTCTGTCACCCGACCATGATGCGCTGAAGGCCTTCAGCGCCGCCTTTGCCACCACTTCGGCGGCACCGATGTTCCATGCCGTGGGCGTGACACCGGAAGCCCCGACCCTTCAGGCCGCGCTGGGGCACAGGGCCGCACGGCGACAGTGCACGGCAGGCATCACCGACCTGCGCCGCGCATGGATGGAACTGGACAGCGCAACGCAGACCGCCGTCCAGCTTGTCTCCATCGGCAACCCCCATGCCTCGCTTGGCGAACTACGCAGGCTGGCCGCCCTGTGCCGGGACGGGACCAGGGCCGATGGCACGGCAATGATCGTCACGACCGGGCGGGATGTATATGCCCAAGCCCACGAAAAAGGATATATCCAGACCATAGAAGCGTTTGGCGCAACAATGGTGACCGATACCTGCTGGTGCATGATTGGCGAACCGCTGGTGCCACCGCAGGCGCACACACTTATGACCAATTCCGGAAAATACGCCCATTACGCCCCCGGGCTGGTGGGGCGGCATGTCCGCTTCGGCAGTCTTGCCGCCTGTGTTCAGGCAGCAAGAACCGCACATGCGGCAAAGACCCTGCCGCGCTGGCTGGCACAGGTTTAG